A genomic stretch from Terriglobus sp. RCC_193 includes:
- a CDS encoding PP2C family protein-serine/threonine phosphatase, producing the protein MPLILRPRQQNSMSDPLYATTSAPLSANVSHFPLYLRILWGITALLIVLAFLPGTLGDRTFLLRWGALAVTLIVTVPYLYRATKHGLLWRLRNKLILTYLLIGLTPVVLFCTLVFLSAYVAAGQFAVHLASQHLQLQLDNMGTSDAGFAFSLAHRVEQGATAADLGQGRDEGRTQSTAAGGRAATTTTPKPVGQPAGATPSQVARPPGLRQRSVYLDDQEIEFRDFMGNARSPMRLSPWIKQRRGGQLKVFAEDGGVLYMAVVDRVAAGKDHMITVIGSMPVTQPLLSNVAKGLGQVTLLPGVVEDAASGSVRSNTKQQRLAGGVRPTSVNLLDYQVVFRSRLPVLNWEGGEIRPVPLVVTSRPSVLFQQLFGAGLTNSITDAVRFSFIAVCIIFALLEIFAFYVAMRLTRSMTSSVEDLYAATLSIDSGDLSHRIHVQQDDQLADLGRSFNRMAWSLGRLIEEQKEKERMQSELSIAHEVQANLFPHSLSGIPSLQLHGLSRPARTVSGDYYDFLIFHDDPDQPRKVTGMGLALGDISGKGISAALLMSTLHAAVRAYRFASEELFAEEARSVTHQLSLECGELFESPARILALLNRHLYRSTQPEKYATLFLSHYDDRSGRLTYSNAGQLPPFVMKPDGSVRALDKGGTVVGLMDGMRYDQETVQLESGDLLIAYSDGVTEPENDFGEFGEDRLLDVVRANRDQPLEVISTEVMAALDAWIGGAEQPDDITLVLARKV; encoded by the coding sequence ATGCCGCTGATCCTTCGTCCGCGCCAGCAGAACAGCATGTCTGACCCGCTCTACGCCACCACGAGCGCGCCTCTCTCTGCAAATGTTTCGCATTTTCCTTTGTATCTGCGGATCCTGTGGGGTATCACTGCGCTGCTGATCGTTCTGGCATTTCTTCCGGGGACATTGGGTGATCGGACATTTCTTCTTCGTTGGGGTGCACTGGCTGTCACGCTGATTGTGACCGTGCCTTACCTATACCGCGCGACGAAACACGGCTTGCTGTGGCGGCTGAGAAACAAGCTGATTCTTACCTACCTGCTGATTGGTCTCACGCCGGTCGTGCTTTTCTGCACGCTGGTGTTCCTCTCTGCCTATGTGGCGGCAGGGCAGTTTGCGGTCCATCTGGCATCGCAACATCTGCAGCTCCAACTGGACAACATGGGTACCAGCGATGCGGGCTTCGCATTTTCTCTTGCGCACCGCGTGGAACAGGGAGCAACAGCCGCCGATCTGGGACAGGGGAGAGATGAGGGGCGGACTCAGAGCACTGCTGCAGGGGGGCGCGCCGCTACCACAACCACTCCGAAGCCTGTGGGACAGCCCGCAGGAGCAACGCCGTCCCAGGTTGCGCGTCCTCCGGGACTTCGACAGCGTTCGGTGTACCTGGATGATCAGGAGATAGAGTTTCGCGATTTCATGGGCAATGCGCGCAGTCCCATGCGCCTGTCGCCGTGGATTAAACAACGTCGCGGCGGACAGCTCAAAGTCTTCGCGGAAGACGGCGGTGTCTTGTACATGGCCGTGGTGGATCGCGTGGCCGCGGGTAAAGACCACATGATCACCGTGATTGGAAGCATGCCTGTTACGCAACCGCTGCTCTCCAACGTGGCCAAGGGGCTGGGACAGGTGACGTTGCTGCCTGGGGTGGTGGAAGATGCGGCATCCGGCAGCGTGCGTTCCAACACAAAGCAGCAGCGGCTTGCCGGTGGCGTGCGCCCGACGTCTGTCAACCTGCTGGATTACCAGGTGGTGTTTCGCTCGCGGCTGCCGGTCCTGAACTGGGAAGGTGGCGAGATACGACCGGTGCCTCTGGTCGTCACTTCGCGCCCCTCTGTGCTTTTCCAGCAGCTCTTTGGCGCGGGTCTAACCAACTCCATTACCGACGCAGTTCGGTTCTCCTTCATCGCAGTCTGCATCATCTTCGCGTTGCTGGAGATATTTGCGTTCTACGTTGCCATGCGCCTGACGCGCTCCATGACCAGCTCAGTGGAAGACCTGTATGCGGCAACGCTTTCCATTGACAGTGGCGACCTGTCGCATCGCATCCATGTGCAGCAGGACGACCAGCTTGCAGACCTGGGACGATCGTTTAATCGTATGGCGTGGTCGCTGGGCCGGCTGATTGAAGAGCAGAAGGAAAAGGAGCGCATGCAGAGTGAACTCAGCATTGCGCATGAGGTGCAGGCCAACCTCTTTCCGCATTCGCTTTCCGGTATCCCATCACTGCAGCTTCATGGCCTCAGCCGCCCGGCTCGCACGGTTTCCGGCGATTACTATGACTTCCTGATCTTTCATGACGATCCGGATCAGCCCAGGAAAGTCACTGGCATGGGGCTGGCGCTTGGCGATATCAGCGGCAAAGGCATCTCTGCAGCGTTGCTGATGTCGACGCTTCATGCGGCCGTGCGTGCCTATCGTTTTGCCAGCGAAGAGCTGTTCGCCGAAGAAGCCCGCAGCGTCACGCATCAGCTGTCGCTGGAATGCGGAGAACTCTTTGAATCGCCTGCACGTATCCTGGCGCTTCTCAATCGCCATCTCTACCGTTCGACGCAGCCGGAAAAGTACGCGACGCTGTTCCTCTCGCACTATGACGACCGCAGCGGACGCCTCACGTATTCCAATGCGGGGCAGCTTCCGCCCTTTGTGATGAAGCCGGATGGCAGCGTACGCGCACTTGATAAGGGTGGCACCGTGGTCGGCCTGATGGATGGTATGCGCTACGACCAGGAGACCGTGCAGTTAGAAAGCGGCGACCTGCTCATTGCGTATTCCGATGGTGTGACCGAGCCGGAAAATGATTTCGGCGAGTTTGGCGAAGACCGCCTGTTGGATGTGGTCCGCGCCAACCGTGATCAGCCGCTGGAAGTCATCTCAACCGAAGTGATGGCAGCGCTGGACGCATGGATCGGTGGCGCCGAACAGCCGGACGACATCACCCTGGTGTTGGCGCGCAAGGTTTAG
- a CDS encoding phosphatase PAP2 family protein: MGMAINEKTTPHLYRLMERVLTDAGLSTYGVKNTYNRTRPFVVHDEGTCFPEQEPLLRNDGSYPSGHTAVGWAWALVLAEINPDRENILLKRGIEFGQSRVICDAHWQSDVDAGRIMGAATVARLHANPEFRADVRAAIKEVKAAQTKGAAQLNCATEEAALAIH; encoded by the coding sequence ATGGGCATGGCAATCAACGAGAAAACCACGCCGCACCTCTATCGTCTGATGGAACGAGTTCTCACGGATGCAGGCTTGTCCACCTATGGCGTCAAGAACACTTACAACCGGACACGTCCGTTCGTTGTTCATGATGAAGGCACCTGCTTTCCAGAACAGGAACCGTTGTTACGCAATGACGGCTCCTATCCTTCCGGCCATACTGCAGTCGGTTGGGCATGGGCGCTTGTGCTGGCTGAGATCAATCCCGACCGCGAGAATATCTTGTTGAAGCGCGGGATCGAATTTGGTCAAAGCCGCGTGATCTGCGATGCACATTGGCAAAGCGACGTCGATGCTGGACGGATCATGGGGGCCGCAACAGTCGCCCGTTTACACGCGAATCCGGAATTTCGTGCTGACGTCAGGGCTGCGATCAAAGAGGTCAAGGCAGCGCAGACAAAGGGAGCTGCGCAACTGAACTGCGCAACGGAAGAAGCGGCTCTGGCGATCCACTAA
- a CDS encoding mechanosensitive ion channel family protein, translating to MMPLFALLLAAATKQPAESHPPETFHDLGQSWHADIVDFVRSDVPKLVVILLMAFVLQYIVTFFVKRMRRIADAYPGTQRASQLRTMAAILRATCYGLIGFIALLQILQLFNIDLKPLLASAGVVGLGISFGAQSMFKDMLNGVFILVEDQFNVGDVVTIAGLTGTVEDLTLRSTTLRSGDGTLNFIPNSQIATVSNLSREYSVATLNVAVDASADPDRVMAVLKTVAMEVRKDDEFQDVAIADPDILGVDKINGREVIYPVNIRVKANKKDPILRALRRRVLLAFDKEGIPLGLPTTSTVVMQAKGDPTLAQPPVSITGN from the coding sequence ATGATGCCTCTTTTCGCTCTTCTCCTGGCGGCTGCCACCAAGCAACCGGCAGAGTCCCATCCTCCGGAAACGTTCCACGATCTGGGACAGAGCTGGCACGCCGACATTGTGGACTTCGTTCGCTCTGACGTGCCGAAACTCGTCGTCATCCTGCTGATGGCGTTTGTGCTTCAGTACATCGTCACGTTTTTTGTGAAGCGCATGCGCCGCATTGCCGACGCGTATCCCGGAACCCAGCGGGCATCGCAGTTACGGACAATGGCGGCGATCCTGCGCGCCACTTGCTATGGCCTGATCGGCTTCATTGCCCTGCTGCAGATCCTGCAGTTGTTCAACATTGACCTGAAGCCGCTTCTGGCTTCCGCCGGTGTGGTGGGCCTGGGTATTTCTTTTGGCGCGCAGAGCATGTTCAAAGACATGTTGAACGGCGTCTTCATCCTGGTGGAAGACCAGTTCAACGTGGGCGACGTGGTTACGATCGCCGGGTTGACCGGAACGGTGGAGGACCTGACGCTTCGCTCGACAACGTTGCGATCCGGCGATGGCACCCTGAACTTTATTCCGAATTCGCAGATCGCAACCGTGTCCAATCTCTCGCGAGAGTATTCCGTTGCAACCCTGAATGTGGCAGTGGATGCATCCGCCGATCCAGACCGGGTGATGGCCGTGCTCAAGACAGTCGCCATGGAAGTGCGGAAGGATGATGAGTTTCAGGATGTTGCCATTGCCGATCCGGACATCCTCGGTGTGGACAAGATCAATGGGCGCGAGGTGATTTACCCCGTCAACATTCGCGTCAAGGCAAACAAGAAAGACCCCATCCTTCGCGCGCTTCGGCGCAGGGTGCTGCTGGCATTTGATAAAGAAGGCATCCCGCTGGGCCTTCCAACCACCAGCACGGTTGTCATGCAGGCGAAGGGCGATCCGACATTGGCGCAGCCTCCTGTTTCGATCACGGGAAACTAG
- a CDS encoding S8 family serine peptidase: protein MSVRTGLRRAIPSALMTLMLAAWLLPAVTAQTVSPLAATAQRKMLVVYRDGTIPADADSMAQRAGGWMLRKHARFGAAVVSGTAASESTLRRDPNVEYVVEDRPVTASQLQVRATDANQVNAPSVHASAPTLAMPSDGPDTFYTNSPQGWAVRVVGGGIAGGSATGPWATSTGKGVRIAVLDSGVDRTHPDIAPNLLLNISEIDQTQQPSACDDGSPQDQSGHGTWVASLAAGAAGSTTGLTVGVAPGASLLNVKVLQRLPGAGSTTTEQCTNGQPSGMLSWVLQGIDDAIAQKADVIVLSMAVTLDLYSGDAAGLKASFDRVTHAASEAGAILVAAAGNDAFNFANTRYVSYPAQSRDVLAAVASTNPDCAEDLIAGDACAAGLVTVPYYSNYGAPLNAVAAPGGSYPQGGNYAISGWVRGACATGLPNTTDGLPAVSGRSFGCFNLGHIGYMQAIGTSASAPLVAGVVALVKATHPDWNAATIVAAVRASAVPTATMPYGVVNAATALAYKP, encoded by the coding sequence ATGTCCGTTAGAACCGGTTTGCGCCGGGCGATCCCTTCTGCCCTGATGACGTTGATGCTGGCCGCATGGCTTTTACCTGCGGTGACCGCACAAACGGTCTCACCCCTGGCTGCAACGGCGCAACGCAAGATGCTGGTGGTGTATCGCGACGGCACGATACCGGCAGACGCGGACAGCATGGCGCAGCGAGCCGGTGGATGGATGCTGCGCAAGCACGCACGCTTTGGAGCCGCTGTGGTGAGCGGCACGGCAGCCTCAGAATCGACGTTGCGAAGAGATCCGAATGTTGAGTACGTGGTGGAAGATCGTCCTGTCACGGCGAGCCAGTTGCAGGTACGCGCCACGGATGCGAACCAGGTCAATGCGCCGTCCGTGCATGCCTCTGCGCCAACACTCGCTATGCCGTCGGATGGCCCGGACACGTTCTATACCAACTCGCCGCAGGGGTGGGCGGTGCGCGTGGTGGGCGGTGGCATTGCCGGTGGCTCGGCGACAGGTCCGTGGGCCACGTCCACAGGCAAGGGTGTGCGCATTGCGGTGCTGGACAGTGGCGTGGACCGTACGCACCCGGACATTGCGCCGAATCTTCTGCTGAACATCAGCGAGATTGACCAGACGCAGCAACCCAGCGCCTGCGATGATGGGTCGCCGCAGGATCAGAGTGGCCACGGAACGTGGGTGGCGTCGCTGGCCGCAGGTGCTGCCGGGAGTACCACCGGATTGACCGTGGGTGTTGCGCCGGGGGCATCACTCCTGAATGTGAAGGTGCTGCAACGGCTGCCGGGAGCAGGATCGACCACGACAGAACAATGTACGAATGGTCAGCCCTCCGGAATGCTGTCGTGGGTGCTTCAGGGCATTGATGATGCGATTGCTCAAAAGGCAGACGTCATTGTGTTGAGTATGGCCGTGACGCTGGATCTGTATAGCGGTGATGCGGCGGGATTGAAAGCGAGTTTTGACCGCGTGACCCATGCAGCCAGCGAAGCAGGGGCGATACTGGTGGCTGCGGCAGGCAATGATGCGTTCAACTTTGCTAATACACGCTATGTTTCCTATCCGGCACAGTCGCGCGATGTATTGGCGGCAGTCGCCTCAACGAACCCGGATTGTGCGGAAGACCTGATTGCAGGGGATGCGTGTGCGGCCGGACTGGTGACCGTGCCGTATTACAGCAACTACGGCGCGCCTTTAAACGCTGTTGCAGCACCCGGTGGGAGCTATCCGCAGGGAGGCAACTATGCCATTTCAGGATGGGTGCGGGGAGCATGCGCGACAGGCTTACCCAATACAACCGATGGCTTGCCCGCTGTCAGCGGACGCTCCTTCGGCTGCTTTAATCTTGGGCACATCGGATACATGCAGGCCATTGGCACGAGTGCATCCGCACCGCTGGTGGCAGGTGTAGTGGCACTGGTGAAGGCGACGCATCCGGACTGGAATGCCGCCACCATTGTTGCGGCAGTGCGCGCATCCGCCGTGCCAACGGCAACGATGCCGTATGGCGTGGTGAATGCAGCAACTGCACTGGCTTACAAACCGTGA
- a CDS encoding thiamine pyrophosphate-dependent enzyme: MATRANAPLKSSQSALGSLLPEQLIHFFRLMYLSRKTDDREILLKRQQKIFFQISCAGHEALLVAAGLSLKPGYDWFFPYYRDRAFALAVGQTVKDQLLQAVGADDPGSGGRQMPSHWTSKPLRLMSPSSATATQLLHAVGCAEAGRYFSHHPETAKGNYGPGDYRAFKDVDFHADEVVYTSVGEGSTSQGEFWEALNTASNAKLPVLFVVEDNGYAISTPVEANTPGGNISRLVANFPNFHFAEIDGTDPIASYEAMQEAVAYCRSGKGPAFVHGHVVRPYSHALSDDERWYRHPSELEADALRDPILKTEALLLREGILTEEQLQRLKKEVDDEVRHAADEALAAPLPKIENITKHVYSEDLLPTESVFSTVPKPVDGVDRTIADLINSTLHYEMARDERIVIFGEDVADATRDLHLKSGELKGKGGVFKITAGLQTDFGSDRVFNSPLAEANIVGRAIGMAARGLKPVVEIQFFDYIWPAVHQMRNELSNFRWRSNGNHSAPLVIRVPIGGYLTGGSIYHSQSGESIFTHTPGIRVVMPSSAQDFAGLLRTAIRCDDPVLFLEHKRLYRESYGRGPNPGPEYMIPFGKAKTIKSGSDLTVVTYGAVVPRALQAAQKLEREKGISAEIIDLRSLSPYDFEAIAESVRKTNRVIVAHEDMRSWGFGAELAARISDELFHDLDAPVRRVAGMDTFVAYQPILEDVILPQPEHIYAAMVDLAAF; encoded by the coding sequence ATGGCAACACGCGCGAACGCACCACTCAAGTCTTCACAGAGCGCACTCGGATCGCTCTTGCCGGAACAGCTGATTCATTTCTTCCGCCTGATGTACCTTTCGCGGAAGACAGATGATCGCGAAATCCTGCTCAAACGCCAGCAGAAGATATTCTTCCAGATCTCCTGCGCGGGCCATGAAGCGCTCCTCGTCGCCGCAGGCCTCTCACTGAAGCCGGGTTACGACTGGTTCTTCCCCTACTATCGCGATCGCGCATTCGCCCTTGCCGTCGGCCAGACGGTGAAGGATCAGCTTCTGCAGGCGGTCGGAGCAGACGATCCCGGCAGCGGTGGCCGCCAAATGCCGTCGCACTGGACCTCCAAACCGCTGCGCCTCATGTCACCCTCTTCCGCCACGGCCACGCAGCTTCTCCACGCCGTCGGCTGTGCTGAGGCAGGTCGCTACTTCAGCCACCATCCAGAGACTGCAAAAGGGAACTACGGCCCCGGCGACTATCGCGCTTTCAAAGACGTTGACTTCCACGCCGACGAAGTGGTGTACACCTCGGTGGGTGAAGGCTCCACATCGCAGGGCGAGTTCTGGGAAGCGCTGAACACCGCGTCCAACGCCAAGCTTCCCGTGTTGTTTGTGGTGGAGGACAACGGCTATGCCATCTCCACGCCGGTTGAGGCGAACACGCCCGGCGGCAACATCTCGCGCCTCGTGGCAAACTTCCCCAACTTCCATTTCGCGGAAATCGACGGCACCGATCCCATTGCCAGCTATGAGGCAATGCAGGAAGCAGTTGCGTACTGCCGCAGCGGCAAAGGCCCGGCGTTTGTTCACGGCCACGTCGTCCGTCCGTACTCGCATGCGCTTTCCGATGACGAGCGCTGGTATCGTCATCCCTCAGAACTGGAAGCCGACGCTCTCCGCGACCCCATCCTGAAGACCGAGGCGCTGCTGCTGCGCGAAGGCATCCTCACGGAAGAGCAGCTTCAACGGCTTAAGAAAGAGGTGGACGACGAAGTCCGCCACGCTGCCGATGAAGCTCTGGCCGCGCCGCTGCCGAAGATTGAGAACATCACGAAGCATGTCTATTCAGAAGACCTGCTTCCCACGGAGAGCGTCTTCTCCACCGTGCCCAAGCCAGTTGACGGTGTCGACCGCACCATCGCGGATCTCATCAACAGCACCCTGCATTACGAGATGGCGCGTGACGAACGCATCGTCATCTTCGGTGAAGACGTAGCCGACGCCACGCGCGATCTGCACTTGAAATCCGGTGAACTCAAAGGCAAGGGCGGCGTCTTCAAGATCACTGCTGGCCTGCAGACCGACTTCGGTTCGGACCGTGTCTTCAACTCGCCGCTTGCAGAAGCAAACATCGTGGGACGCGCCATTGGCATGGCCGCACGCGGCCTGAAGCCGGTCGTTGAAATTCAGTTCTTCGATTACATCTGGCCCGCCGTGCACCAGATGCGTAATGAGCTCTCGAACTTCCGGTGGCGCTCCAACGGCAACCACTCTGCTCCGTTGGTTATCCGCGTTCCCATCGGTGGCTACCTGACCGGCGGTTCCATTTATCACTCGCAGTCGGGCGAAAGCATCTTCACGCACACGCCGGGTATCCGCGTCGTCATGCCGTCTTCCGCGCAGGATTTTGCAGGTCTGCTGCGTACCGCCATTCGTTGCGATGACCCGGTCCTGTTCCTGGAACACAAGCGTCTTTACCGCGAATCTTACGGCCGCGGCCCCAACCCAGGCCCGGAATACATGATTCCGTTTGGCAAAGCGAAGACGATTAAGTCCGGTTCCGATCTCACCGTTGTCACCTATGGCGCAGTTGTGCCGCGTGCATTGCAGGCCGCACAGAAACTGGAACGCGAGAAAGGCATCTCGGCAGAGATCATTGATCTCCGTTCGCTCTCACCGTATGACTTTGAGGCCATCGCCGAAAGCGTCCGCAAGACCAACCGTGTCATCGTTGCCCACGAAGACATGCGTAGTTGGGGCTTTGGCGCGGAACTCGCCGCACGCATCAGCGACGAACTCTTCCACGACCTCGACGCGCCTGTGCGCCGCGTAGCGGGTATGGACACCTTTGTGGCCTACCAGCCGATTCTGGAAGATGTGATCCTGCCGCAGCCGGAACACATCTACGCAGCCATGGTCGATCTGGCCGCTTTCTAA
- the ppk1 gene encoding polyphosphate kinase 1: protein MPTPARKGKPAATRSGSATSAHSIQPRHSFFNRDESWLRFNSRVLEEAQDTTNPLLERVKFLAITASNLDEFIEVRVAGILQRIEDGYQQPSGDDDDGLTEQERLDQLADHLHRFSREQYSCWTRDLLPSLRKAGIDIVSWKQLDDEALRHAAEFYEREVDPLLTPVTIDPTHPFPRVLNKALCIGLLLRRKGNKRDKRSLGGSTLGVVTVPRMLPRLIRLPSQEGTYRFLFLHELIEERTQRLFPGYEILARSPFRVTRNSNLYLQEEESRSLLESVRAELHNRRKGDAVRLEISAGADEELIDQLRVNFELDRWQVFRVDEPVNLTRLMEVYSAVDRADLKFSRFAGREFVPPPLQDGRPGCLFDTIRNRDILLHHPFDSFRTVEKFIEAGTEDERVMSIKQTLYRTSRDSPLFQALLDAAQATDVTVVVELMARFDEDSNIRWARTLEDAGVQVFHGIVGLKTHAKLALLVRRDPDGVTRRYAHLGTGNYNSITARFYTDVSLLTANEAVTSAVQKVFNYLTADAQNENFRPLLVAPVTLATDILHLIEREAQHARAGRPARIIAKMNALLDGNTVRALYAASQAGVEIDLIVRGMCALRPGVRKLSERIRVRSIVGRFLEHSRIYWFQNGSTSDNGGANDHTEVYCGSADWMPRNLFERCEAVYPVTQPDLKKRLRHEILETYLADTVKARFLQEDGSYTRPPLGARPVNAQERLMELAALPWPDSASSAMPAAKAKPVVQIASKTPAKKAAVKKATTVAKKTSAARKSSTSKKTSRP from the coding sequence ATGCCAACACCTGCACGCAAAGGAAAACCCGCTGCCACTCGTAGCGGAAGCGCAACATCCGCCCATAGCATCCAGCCGCGCCATTCCTTCTTCAATCGCGACGAATCCTGGTTGCGGTTTAACAGCCGCGTTCTGGAAGAGGCACAGGACACCACCAATCCGTTGCTGGAGCGCGTGAAGTTTCTTGCGATTACGGCTTCCAATCTGGATGAGTTCATTGAAGTCCGCGTGGCCGGTATCCTGCAGCGTATTGAAGACGGCTATCAGCAGCCATCCGGCGATGATGATGACGGTCTTACAGAGCAGGAACGATTGGATCAACTGGCCGATCATCTGCATCGTTTCAGCCGGGAACAATACTCCTGCTGGACGCGCGATTTGTTGCCCTCATTGCGTAAAGCGGGCATCGATATCGTTTCCTGGAAGCAACTGGATGACGAAGCCCTGCGCCACGCCGCGGAGTTTTATGAGCGTGAAGTCGATCCCCTGCTGACGCCGGTCACGATTGATCCGACACATCCGTTTCCGCGTGTGTTGAACAAAGCGTTATGCATTGGATTGCTGCTGCGCCGCAAAGGAAATAAGCGCGACAAACGTTCGTTGGGAGGCAGCACGCTGGGCGTGGTGACCGTGCCGCGTATGTTGCCACGGTTGATTCGCCTGCCCTCTCAGGAAGGGACGTATCGATTTCTCTTCCTGCACGAACTGATTGAAGAGCGCACGCAGAGGCTCTTTCCCGGATACGAAATCCTTGCGCGATCGCCCTTCCGTGTAACGCGCAACAGCAATCTGTATCTACAGGAAGAAGAATCGCGCTCACTGCTGGAGAGTGTGCGTGCGGAGCTTCACAATCGCCGCAAAGGCGATGCGGTGCGATTGGAGATTTCAGCAGGAGCGGATGAGGAGTTGATCGATCAGCTTCGCGTCAACTTCGAGCTGGATCGCTGGCAGGTCTTCCGGGTTGACGAACCGGTTAACCTTACGCGGTTGATGGAGGTCTACAGCGCCGTCGACCGTGCCGACCTTAAGTTCTCACGTTTTGCCGGACGAGAATTCGTACCACCCCCGCTACAGGATGGACGCCCGGGCTGCCTGTTTGACACCATTCGCAATCGTGACATCCTGCTGCACCATCCGTTCGACTCGTTCCGCACCGTCGAGAAATTTATTGAAGCAGGCACGGAAGACGAGCGAGTCATGTCCATTAAGCAGACGCTGTATCGAACGTCGCGCGACTCACCGCTATTCCAGGCACTGCTGGATGCGGCGCAGGCCACGGATGTAACAGTGGTGGTGGAGCTGATGGCGCGCTTCGACGAAGACTCCAACATCCGCTGGGCGCGCACGCTGGAAGACGCGGGTGTGCAGGTGTTTCACGGCATCGTTGGCCTGAAGACGCACGCGAAACTGGCGCTGCTGGTGCGTCGTGATCCCGATGGTGTTACACGCCGCTATGCGCATCTGGGTACGGGAAATTACAACTCCATTACCGCACGCTTTTATACCGATGTGAGTTTGCTGACGGCGAACGAAGCGGTCACCTCTGCTGTGCAGAAGGTTTTCAATTACCTGACTGCCGACGCGCAGAATGAAAACTTCCGGCCGCTGCTGGTGGCGCCCGTTACGCTGGCCACGGACATTCTGCACCTGATTGAACGCGAGGCACAGCACGCGCGTGCAGGCCGTCCCGCGCGCATCATTGCAAAGATGAATGCGCTGCTGGATGGCAACACTGTTCGCGCGTTGTATGCCGCTTCACAGGCTGGCGTGGAGATTGACCTCATCGTCCGAGGCATGTGCGCACTGCGTCCCGGCGTGCGCAAGTTGAGCGAACGCATTCGTGTGCGTTCCATTGTTGGGCGTTTCCTGGAACACAGCCGCATCTACTGGTTCCAGAATGGCAGCACAAGCGACAACGGAGGCGCCAACGACCATACCGAGGTTTACTGCGGCTCCGCGGACTGGATGCCACGCAACCTGTTTGAGCGATGCGAAGCGGTATACCCCGTCACGCAGCCGGACCTGAAAAAACGTCTGCGGCACGAGATTCTGGAGACCTATCTTGCGGACACGGTGAAGGCGCGGTTTCTGCAGGAGGACGGCAGTTATACGCGGCCTCCGCTGGGCGCTCGCCCTGTGAATGCGCAGGAACGTTTGATGGAACTGGCGGCACTGCCCTGGCCTGACTCTGCGTCTTCCGCGATGCCTGCTGCAAAGGCAAAGCCGGTTGTGCAAATAGCGAGCAAGACACCAGCGAAGAAAGCTGCTGTCAAGAAGGCAACGACAGTTGCGAAGAAGACGTCGGCTGCGCGCAAATCTTCAACGAGCAAAAAGACAAGCCGTCCCTGA